A window of Pedococcus aerophilus contains these coding sequences:
- a CDS encoding DoxX family protein, with translation MDPKDACTMNTLLWILQVVLALFFAMAGVTKLSQPKDKLHEKLPWVEDFSAGTVKFIGAVELLGAIGLVLPAVTGIAVVLTPLAAAGLALTMALAAVVHVRRGEAQALAINLPVLLVAAFVAWQRFGPQAF, from the coding sequence ATGGACCCGAAGGACGCGTGCACCATGAACACCCTGCTCTGGATCCTCCAGGTCGTGCTGGCCCTCTTCTTCGCCATGGCCGGCGTGACCAAGCTGAGCCAGCCGAAGGACAAGCTCCACGAGAAGCTTCCGTGGGTCGAGGACTTCTCGGCCGGCACCGTGAAGTTCATCGGTGCGGTCGAGCTCCTCGGTGCGATCGGGCTGGTGCTGCCCGCGGTCACCGGCATCGCGGTGGTGCTGACGCCGCTCGCGGCAGCCGGACTGGCCCTCACCATGGCCCTCGCGGCGGTGGTCCATGTGCGCCGTGGCGAGGCGCAGGCGCTCGCGATCAACCTTCCCGTGCTGCTGGTGGCGGCGTTCGTCGCCTGGCAGCGCTTCGGGCCGCAGGCCTTTTGA
- a CDS encoding TetR/AcrR family transcriptional regulator, translating into MTSPPLRADAEANRARLVKAAQEVFSEQGVSAPLTEVAARAGVGIATLYRRFPDRSDLVAEAFQDVETRYAASADAALAEPDPWLAFAGLVERMAALQAENRGFAHLVQSFPSTGSADRRGRSSRREAGYRKVVQVIDRAVGARVLREDFSPEDLPVLTFAVAGIIETTRDDLPEAWRRHVQLFLDACRPDAASPLPPAPEPMALQRAMLRAARRRQTRGQSG; encoded by the coding sequence ATGACCTCCCCACCCCTGCGCGCCGACGCCGAGGCCAACCGCGCCCGCCTCGTCAAGGCCGCCCAGGAGGTCTTCTCGGAGCAGGGCGTGTCCGCCCCCCTCACCGAGGTCGCCGCACGCGCCGGGGTCGGGATCGCGACGTTGTACCGGCGATTCCCCGACCGTTCGGACCTCGTCGCCGAGGCGTTCCAGGACGTGGAGACCCGGTACGCCGCCAGCGCAGACGCAGCCCTCGCCGAGCCCGACCCCTGGCTGGCGTTCGCCGGGCTGGTCGAACGGATGGCCGCGCTCCAGGCGGAGAACCGGGGCTTCGCACACCTCGTCCAGTCGTTCCCGTCGACCGGGTCGGCCGACCGGCGTGGGCGCAGCTCGCGCCGCGAGGCGGGCTACCGCAAGGTCGTCCAGGTCATCGACCGCGCCGTGGGCGCCCGGGTGCTGCGGGAGGACTTCAGCCCCGAGGACCTCCCGGTGCTGACCTTCGCGGTTGCCGGGATCATCGAGACCACCCGGGACGACCTGCCCGAGGCCTGGCGACGCCACGTCCAGTTGTTCCTCGACGCCTGCCGCCCCGACGCGGCCAGCCCGCTGCCCCCTGCACCTGAGCCCATGGCGCTCCAGCGCGCGATGCTCAGGGCCGCGAGGCGACGCCAGACCCGCGGTCAGAGCGGGTAG
- a CDS encoding DoxX family protein — translation MNTFVWVLQVLLALVFLLTGVLKLVQPREKLREQMRWVDGFSQEAIRGIGAAEVAGALGLVLPGWLDVLTWLTPLAAAGLVLVMIGAIATHLRLKEWPMVAGNAVLAVLALVVAWARFGSYPL, via the coding sequence ATGAACACGTTCGTGTGGGTCCTCCAGGTGCTGCTGGCCCTCGTCTTCCTCCTCACCGGGGTCCTGAAGCTGGTCCAGCCGAGGGAGAAGCTGCGCGAGCAGATGCGGTGGGTGGACGGGTTCTCCCAGGAGGCGATCCGCGGGATCGGCGCGGCCGAGGTGGCCGGGGCGCTCGGTCTGGTCCTGCCCGGCTGGTTGGACGTGCTCACCTGGCTCACCCCGCTGGCTGCTGCCGGGCTGGTGCTGGTCATGATCGGGGCCATCGCCACGCACCTGCGGCTCAAGGAGTGGCCGATGGTGGCCGGCAACGCGGTGCTGGCCGTGCTGGCGCTGGTCGTCGCCTGGGCGCGGTTCGGGTCCTACCCGCTCTGA
- the xseA gene encoding exodeoxyribonuclease VII large subunit, producing MTGPEQRPPLPERAGDTTAEAPWPVRLLSMKIAEYVEKMSVLWVEGQVVQLTRRPGQRTAYLTLRDPDVDMSLSVAISTNALDAMPVPVTQGARVVLQAKPVFWTQRGSLMLDARQIRPVGVGELLARVEHLKRTLASEGLFDPGRKKPLPFLPRTVGLVCGRASAAEKDVVENARRRWPTVRFEIREVAVQGPQAVQEVMAALTELDGVDGVDVIVIARGGGSVEDLLPFSNEALLRAVATARTPVVSAIGHDVDTPLLDHVADWRASTPTDAGKRVVPDAHEERRGIRQSRERARRALAGHVASERRHLVALRSRPVVANPTAMIDARRAELDALTDRSRRRVLASVHRAGDQVGHLRAQVRTLSPLSTLERGYAVVQHRDGGVVMDQDDVAPDELLRVRVARGDFATRVVGLPTDPSSEAG from the coding sequence GTGACCGGCCCCGAGCAGCGCCCACCCCTGCCCGAGCGGGCCGGCGACACGACGGCCGAGGCCCCGTGGCCGGTGCGGCTGCTCAGCATGAAGATCGCGGAGTACGTCGAGAAGATGTCCGTGCTCTGGGTCGAGGGACAGGTCGTCCAGCTGACGCGACGTCCCGGGCAGCGCACGGCCTACCTCACCCTGCGCGACCCCGACGTCGACATGTCCCTCTCGGTGGCGATCTCCACCAACGCCCTGGACGCCATGCCGGTCCCGGTCACCCAGGGAGCACGGGTGGTCCTCCAGGCGAAGCCGGTCTTCTGGACCCAGCGCGGTTCGCTCATGCTCGACGCCCGCCAGATCCGTCCGGTCGGGGTGGGCGAGCTGCTGGCGAGGGTCGAGCACCTCAAGCGCACGCTGGCCTCCGAGGGCCTGTTCGACCCCGGCCGCAAGAAGCCGTTGCCGTTCCTGCCGCGGACCGTCGGCCTGGTCTGCGGGCGCGCGAGCGCGGCCGAGAAGGATGTCGTCGAGAACGCGCGGCGCCGCTGGCCCACGGTGCGGTTCGAGATCCGCGAGGTCGCCGTCCAGGGACCCCAGGCCGTGCAGGAGGTGATGGCCGCCCTCACCGAGCTCGACGGCGTGGACGGGGTCGACGTCATCGTCATCGCCCGGGGCGGGGGGTCGGTCGAGGACCTGCTCCCCTTCAGCAACGAGGCCCTGCTGCGCGCCGTGGCGACGGCCCGCACGCCGGTCGTGTCGGCCATCGGGCACGACGTCGACACCCCGCTGCTCGACCACGTCGCCGACTGGCGCGCCTCCACCCCGACCGACGCGGGCAAACGCGTGGTGCCGGACGCGCACGAGGAGCGCCGCGGCATACGACAGTCGCGTGAACGGGCCCGTCGGGCCCTGGCCGGGCACGTCGCGAGCGAGCGCCGCCACCTCGTCGCCCTGCGCTCGCGTCCCGTGGTGGCCAACCCCACCGCCATGATCGACGCCCGTCGGGCCGAGCTCGACGCCCTCACCGACCGTTCGCGACGACGCGTCCTCGCCTCGGTGCACCGGGCCGGCGACCAGGTCGGCCACCTCCGTGCGCAGGTCCGCACCCTCTCGCCGTTGTCCACCCTCGAGCGCGGGTATGCCGTGGTGCAGCACCGCGACGGCGGCGTGGTCATGGACCAGGACGACGTCGCCCCCGACGAGCTGCTGCGGGTGCGCGTCGCCCGCGGCGACTTCGCCACCCGCGTGGTGGGCCTGCCGACCGACCCGTCGTCCGAAGCCGGTTAG
- a CDS encoding exodeoxyribonuclease VII small subunit — protein sequence MAKGAEQTSSTDQFPDVAELSYEAARDELISIVAQLEGGQVGLEESMRLWKRGEALAAHCSTWLDGAEAALTEDADGS from the coding sequence ATGGCCAAGGGAGCAGAGCAGACCTCGTCCACCGACCAGTTCCCCGACGTCGCGGAGCTGTCCTACGAGGCGGCGCGCGACGAGCTCATCTCGATCGTCGCGCAGCTCGAGGGAGGTCAGGTGGGCCTCGAGGAGAGCATGCGGCTGTGGAAGCGCGGCGAGGCGCTGGCAGCCCACTGCAGCACCTGGCTCGACGGTGCCGAGGCGGCGCTCACCGAGGACGCCGACGGCAGCTGA
- a CDS encoding DUF4245 domain-containing protein has product MSTPAPRSSYANGTAANMVRSLLVIGVLVAALVAVVPRVSNVSQPPVDVTGASVEIARESGWPIERPANLPDGWKATSVRYVASTDGLKTWHAGYQSPTGNYVALEQTKDATAKWIEAQTNRAAMTGSVEAGGRTWNTYVRSGKVQNSLVHKAGAGDELTTIVTGTATIDELAAFAGTLERVPAG; this is encoded by the coding sequence GTGAGCACCCCGGCACCCCGCAGTTCGTACGCCAACGGCACCGCGGCCAACATGGTCCGTTCGCTGCTGGTGATCGGTGTCCTGGTCGCGGCCCTGGTGGCCGTGGTGCCCCGGGTCAGCAACGTGTCGCAGCCTCCGGTGGACGTCACGGGGGCGTCGGTCGAGATCGCGCGCGAGAGCGGCTGGCCCATCGAGCGCCCCGCCAACCTCCCGGACGGCTGGAAGGCGACGAGCGTCCGCTACGTCGCCTCCACCGACGGGCTCAAGACCTGGCACGCCGGATACCAGTCGCCGACGGGCAACTACGTCGCCCTCGAGCAGACCAAGGACGCCACGGCGAAGTGGATCGAGGCGCAGACCAACCGCGCCGCCATGACGGGTTCGGTGGAGGCCGGCGGCCGGACGTGGAACACCTACGTGCGCAGCGGCAAGGTGCAGAACAGCCTCGTCCACAAGGCCGGTGCCGGTGACGAGCTGACCACGATCGTCACCGGGACGGCGACGATCGACGAGCTCGCGGCGTTCGCCGGCACCCTGGAGAGGGTCCCGGCCGGCTGA
- the glpX gene encoding class II fructose-bisphosphatase, whose translation MSEQHLPSSLRVGVEAPDRNLALELVRVTEAAAMAGGRWVGRGDKNGADGAAVEAMRTLISTVSMKGVVVIGEGEKDDAPMLYNGEEVGDGNGPECDVAVDPIDGTTLTAKGQSNAVAVLAVADRGSMYDPSAVFYMDKLVTGPEAADAVDIRLPVAENIRRVAKAKRETVEDVTVVMLDRPRHDKLAAEVREAGARLRLISDGDVAGAIMAARDDTGIDLLLGVGGTPEGIIAACAIKCMGGVIQGRLAPKDDEERQRAIDAGHDLDRVLSTNDLVRGENCFFVATGITDGELLRGVRYRAGGVTTHSLVMRSKSGTIRLIESHHQLAKLRAYSSIDFDHATPHLQDAR comes from the coding sequence ATGTCCGAGCAGCACCTCCCGTCGTCCCTCCGCGTGGGTGTCGAGGCGCCTGACCGCAACCTCGCCCTCGAGCTCGTCCGCGTCACCGAGGCTGCTGCCATGGCAGGTGGCCGGTGGGTGGGCCGTGGCGACAAGAACGGCGCCGACGGTGCCGCGGTCGAGGCCATGCGGACCCTCATCTCGACGGTGTCGATGAAGGGGGTCGTCGTCATCGGCGAGGGCGAGAAGGACGACGCTCCCATGCTCTACAACGGCGAGGAGGTCGGTGACGGCAACGGTCCCGAGTGCGACGTCGCCGTCGACCCCATCGACGGCACCACCCTGACGGCCAAGGGCCAGTCGAACGCCGTGGCCGTGCTGGCCGTGGCCGACCGCGGCAGCATGTACGACCCGTCGGCGGTCTTCTACATGGACAAGCTCGTCACCGGTCCCGAGGCGGCCGACGCCGTCGACATCCGCCTGCCGGTCGCCGAGAACATCCGACGCGTCGCCAAGGCCAAGCGCGAGACGGTGGAGGACGTCACCGTCGTCATGCTCGACCGCCCCCGCCACGACAAGCTCGCCGCCGAGGTGCGCGAGGCCGGGGCCCGGCTGCGGCTCATCTCCGACGGCGACGTCGCCGGCGCGATCATGGCGGCTCGCGACGACACCGGCATCGACCTCCTGCTCGGTGTGGGCGGCACCCCCGAGGGGATCATCGCCGCCTGCGCCATCAAGTGCATGGGCGGCGTGATCCAGGGCCGGCTCGCCCCCAAGGACGACGAGGAGCGCCAGCGCGCGATCGACGCCGGCCACGACCTCGACCGGGTGTTGTCGACCAACGACCTGGTCCGCGGCGAGAACTGCTTCTTCGTGGCGACGGGCATCACCGACGGCGAGCTGCTGCGCGGTGTCCGGTACCGCGCGGGCGGGGTGACCACGCACTCGCTGGTCATGCGCAGCAAGTCGGGCACGATCCGCCTCATCGAGAGCCACCACCAGCTGGCCAAGCTCAGAGCGTACAGCTCGATCGACTTCGACCACGCGACCCCCCACCTCCAGGACGCGCGATGA
- a CDS encoding carbohydrate kinase: MTQRLLVVGEALVDIVTDASGESAEHIGGSPANVAVGLARLDHTVDFATWLGDDERGDRIAGHLKRHGVHVLPESLGAERTSVAAATLDQGGAATYDFDLHWELPEVALAPGTTHVHTGSIATVLLPGAQSVTGALRAVREVGTVSYDPNIRPSIMGDLDAVRERVEELVALSDVVKASEDDLDLLYPDQSPEQVMARWVGLGAAMTLVTLGGDGVVYRVASGDESVTEPARAERVVDTVGAGDSFMAGLVSGLVVAGLLGDPGARERLRGATLEDVRPAVDRGLATSGVTVGRAGAYAPSLDEL; encoded by the coding sequence ATGACCCAGCGGCTGCTCGTCGTCGGCGAGGCCCTCGTCGACATCGTGACCGACGCCAGCGGCGAGTCCGCCGAGCACATCGGCGGCAGCCCGGCGAACGTCGCGGTGGGTCTGGCCCGGCTCGACCACACGGTCGACTTCGCGACCTGGCTCGGCGACGACGAGCGCGGGGACCGCATCGCCGGCCACCTCAAGCGCCACGGCGTCCACGTGCTCCCCGAGAGCCTCGGGGCCGAGCGCACCTCGGTGGCCGCGGCCACCCTCGACCAGGGCGGCGCAGCGACCTACGACTTCGACCTGCACTGGGAGCTCCCCGAGGTGGCCCTCGCCCCGGGCACCACCCACGTCCACACGGGCTCGATCGCCACCGTGCTCCTCCCCGGCGCCCAGAGCGTGACCGGCGCCCTCCGCGCGGTGCGGGAGGTGGGGACCGTCTCCTACGACCCCAACATCCGCCCCAGCATCATGGGCGACCTCGACGCCGTGCGGGAGCGGGTGGAGGAGCTCGTGGCCCTGTCCGACGTGGTCAAGGCGAGCGAGGACGACCTGGACCTGCTGTACCCCGACCAGTCGCCCGAGCAGGTCATGGCCCGGTGGGTCGGGCTCGGGGCGGCGATGACCCTGGTCACCCTCGGCGGCGACGGCGTGGTGTATCGGGTCGCCTCCGGAGACGAGAGCGTCACCGAGCCGGCGCGTGCCGAGCGGGTCGTCGACACCGTCGGAGCCGGCGACTCGTTCATGGCCGGGCTCGTCTCCGGGCTCGTCGTCGCAGGGCTCCTCGGCGACCCCGGTGCTCGCGAGCGCCTGCGGGGCGCGACACTGGAGGACGTGAGGCCCGCCGTCGACCGCGGGCTCGCCACGAGCGGGGTCACCGTCGGCCGGGCCGGGGCCTATGCCCCCAGCCTCGACGAGCTGTAG
- a CDS encoding fumarate hydratase, protein MPENVPETVPETVPDTEFPYEDLLPIGPDQTEYRLLTTEGVETVEGPDGRTFLQVAPEALRLLTDTAMHDIAHYLRPAHLTQLRRILDDPDASNNDKFVALDLLKNANIAAGGVLPMCQDTGTAIVMGKRGQHVLTEGTDERAIARGVSDAYTRLNLRYSQMAPLTTWEEKNTGSNLPAQIELYADTAEGHENSYKFLFMAKGGGSANKSFLYQETKAILNPERMLAFLDEKLRSLGTAACPPYHLAIVIGGTSAEFALKTAKYASAKYLDELPREGAMTARGFRDTELEEQVLELTRNFGIGAQFGGKYFCHDVRVVRLPRHGASLPVAIAVSCSADRQALGKITPEGVFIEVLEKDPARFLPETTDEHLEGEDDVVRIDLNRPMDDIRAELTKYPVKTRLSLSGPLVVARDIAHAKIKERLDAGDGMPQYLKDHAVYYAGPAKTPEGYASGSFGPTTAGRMDSYVDQFQAAGGSMVMLAKGNRSKQVTDACDTHGGFYLGSIGGPAARLAQDCIKSVEVLEYAELGMEAVWKIEVEDFPAFIVVDDKGNDFFASTTKPMAMSIPKRAGLL, encoded by the coding sequence ATGCCGGAGAACGTCCCCGAGACCGTCCCCGAGACCGTCCCCGACACCGAGTTCCCCTACGAGGACCTCTTGCCGATCGGTCCGGACCAGACCGAGTACCGCCTCCTCACCACCGAGGGCGTCGAGACCGTCGAGGGCCCCGATGGCCGGACCTTCCTCCAGGTCGCGCCCGAGGCGCTGCGCCTGCTCACCGACACCGCGATGCACGACATCGCCCACTACCTGCGCCCGGCCCACCTGACCCAGCTGCGGCGCATCCTCGACGACCCGGACGCGAGCAACAACGACAAGTTCGTGGCACTCGACCTGCTGAAGAACGCCAACATCGCCGCCGGTGGCGTCCTGCCGATGTGCCAGGACACCGGCACGGCGATCGTCATGGGCAAGCGCGGCCAGCACGTGCTCACCGAGGGCACCGACGAGCGAGCCATCGCCCGTGGCGTCAGCGACGCCTACACCCGCCTCAACCTGCGGTACTCGCAGATGGCCCCCCTCACCACGTGGGAGGAGAAGAACACCGGCTCCAACCTCCCCGCCCAGATCGAGCTCTACGCCGACACCGCCGAGGGCCACGAGAACTCCTACAAGTTCCTCTTCATGGCCAAGGGCGGCGGCAGCGCCAACAAGTCCTTCCTCTACCAGGAGACCAAGGCGATCCTGAACCCCGAGCGCATGCTCGCGTTCCTCGACGAGAAGCTGCGCTCCCTCGGCACGGCGGCCTGCCCGCCCTACCACCTGGCCATCGTCATCGGTGGCACCAGCGCCGAGTTCGCCCTGAAGACGGCGAAGTACGCGAGCGCGAAGTACCTCGACGAGCTCCCCCGCGAGGGCGCGATGACCGCACGCGGGTTCCGCGACACCGAGCTCGAGGAGCAGGTGTTGGAGCTGACCCGCAACTTCGGCATCGGCGCACAGTTCGGCGGCAAGTACTTCTGCCACGACGTCCGCGTGGTCCGCCTCCCCCGCCACGGCGCCTCCCTGCCCGTCGCCATCGCCGTCTCCTGCTCGGCCGACCGGCAGGCCCTCGGCAAGATCACGCCGGAGGGCGTCTTCATCGAGGTCCTCGAGAAGGACCCGGCACGCTTCCTGCCGGAGACGACCGACGAGCACCTCGAGGGCGAGGACGACGTCGTCCGCATCGACCTCAACCGGCCGATGGACGACATCCGCGCCGAGCTGACGAAATACCCTGTCAAGACTCGCCTTTCGCTCAGCGGACCGCTCGTCGTGGCCCGCGACATCGCCCACGCCAAGATCAAGGAGCGCCTCGACGCCGGCGACGGGATGCCGCAGTACCTCAAGGACCACGCGGTCTACTACGCCGGTCCGGCCAAGACGCCCGAGGGCTACGCCAGCGGCTCCTTCGGCCCGACCACGGCCGGGCGGATGGACTCGTACGTCGACCAGTTCCAGGCTGCCGGCGGCTCCATGGTCATGCTCGCCAAGGGCAACCGGTCCAAGCAGGTGACCGATGCCTGCGACACCCACGGCGGCTTCTACCTCGGCTCGATCGGCGGCCCGGCGGCCCGACTCGCGCAGGACTGCATCAAGTCGGTCGAGGTCCTGGAGTACGCCGAGCTCGGCATGGAGGCGGTCTGGAAGATCGAGGTCGAGGACTTCCCCGCCTTCATCGTCGTCGACGACAAGGGCAACGACTTCTTCGCGTCCACCACCAAGCCGATGGCCATGTCCATCCCGAAGAGAGCAGGGCTGCTGTGA
- a CDS encoding carbonic anhydrase, which yields MSESSTTAQGFDDLVEANKRYAETEFSTGGFDGIAHAGVAIVTCMDSRIDPLRLVGLKPGDAKIFRNPGGRVTSNALEALVLGVHLLGVKRILIVPHTRCAMAANTEQELRARIGESAGQDASWQAFHVVTDQRAALGADVAAVRSHPLVPDSVAVGGFLYDVDSGLLDQLF from the coding sequence GTGAGCGAATCGTCAACGACTGCACAGGGTTTCGACGACCTGGTCGAAGCCAACAAGCGGTACGCCGAGACCGAGTTCTCCACCGGGGGGTTCGACGGCATCGCCCATGCGGGCGTGGCCATCGTGACCTGCATGGACTCACGCATCGACCCGTTGCGGCTCGTCGGCCTCAAGCCCGGCGACGCGAAGATCTTCCGCAACCCCGGTGGTCGGGTCACCTCGAACGCGCTCGAGGCGCTGGTGCTCGGGGTGCACCTGCTCGGCGTCAAGCGGATCCTCATCGTGCCGCACACGCGGTGCGCCATGGCTGCCAACACCGAGCAGGAGCTGCGCGCCAGGATCGGCGAGTCCGCCGGTCAGGACGCGTCGTGGCAGGCCTTCCACGTGGTCACCGACCAGCGGGCCGCGCTCGGTGCCGACGTGGCCGCCGTGCGCAGCCACCCGCTGGTCCCCGACAGCGTCGCGGTCGGGGGCTTCCTCTACGACGTCGACAGCGGTTTGCTCGACCAGCTGTTCTAG
- a CDS encoding Ohr family peroxiredoxin, which produces MPFEAVNETLYTIAASAQGGREGRVKSEDGVVDLPLGKPGSKSNPKANPETLFASGYASCFNGALAAVAGKEGVDASASTTTADVNFGKTDSGFGLAVTLNSEIPGVDDATAQRLAELAHEFCPYSKATRGNIDVTITAKGV; this is translated from the coding sequence ATGCCTTTCGAAGCAGTCAACGAGACCCTCTACACCATCGCCGCCTCCGCCCAGGGTGGACGCGAGGGACGCGTGAAGAGTGAGGACGGCGTCGTAGACCTGCCCCTGGGCAAGCCCGGCAGCAAGTCCAACCCGAAGGCCAACCCGGAGACGCTCTTCGCGTCCGGCTACGCCTCCTGCTTCAACGGCGCCCTCGCTGCCGTGGCCGGCAAGGAAGGGGTCGACGCCAGCGCCTCGACCACCACGGCCGACGTGAACTTCGGCAAGACCGACTCGGGCTTCGGCCTCGCGGTCACGCTGAACTCCGAGATCCCCGGTGTCGACGACGCGACGGCCCAGCGCCTCGCCGAGCTCGCCCACGAGTTCTGCCCCTACTCCAAGGCCACCCGCGGCAACATCGACGTCACCATCACGGCCAAGGGCGTCTGA
- the lhgO gene encoding L-2-hydroxyglutarate oxidase, translated as MTSPPRHVVVIGGGILGLAVAERLCRTQPGTQPGTQPRTQVTVVEKDDGWARHQTGHNSGVIHSGLYYPPGSAKARMCRAGAAAMVTLAREEGISHEVCGKLVVATREDELPGLRRLLDRGRANGLGVRELDAAGAREHEPHVAALAALHVPETGIIDYSAVCAVLVRRLEDSGATLRLGTEVLGAHDTDGGRTVLRTTRGDLTADLVVSCAGLHADVVARLLGHQPSAQIVPFRGEYYELTPQAAPLVRGLVYPVPDPDFPFLGVHLTRGVDGHVHAGPNAVLAFAREGYNWRTASWADLRSTLGFPGFWRLAARHYRAGAREVARSASRHLFGDSLRRLVPDLRDTDLVPAPAGVRAQALRPDGTLVDDFLVERAGRVVHVLNAPSPAATSALEIARHIVDDLLGLGGLRGPGAP; from the coding sequence ATGACCTCCCCGCCGCGACACGTCGTCGTGATCGGCGGCGGGATCCTGGGACTCGCGGTGGCCGAGCGGTTGTGCCGGACCCAGCCCGGCACCCAGCCCGGCACCCAGCCCAGGACCCAGGTCACCGTGGTCGAGAAGGACGACGGCTGGGCCCGGCACCAGACCGGGCACAACAGCGGCGTGATCCACTCGGGCCTGTACTACCCGCCCGGGTCGGCCAAGGCCAGGATGTGCCGGGCCGGGGCGGCCGCCATGGTCACGCTGGCGCGTGAGGAGGGGATCTCCCACGAGGTCTGCGGCAAGCTCGTCGTGGCGACCCGGGAGGACGAGCTGCCCGGGTTGCGCCGCCTGCTGGACCGGGGTCGGGCCAACGGTCTCGGGGTGCGCGAGCTGGACGCGGCCGGCGCCCGCGAGCACGAGCCCCACGTCGCTGCCCTGGCGGCCCTGCACGTGCCCGAGACGGGGATCATCGACTACTCCGCGGTGTGCGCGGTGCTGGTGCGACGGCTCGAGGACTCCGGCGCGACCCTGCGCCTCGGCACGGAGGTGCTCGGGGCCCACGACACCGACGGTGGTCGCACCGTGCTGCGGACCACCCGTGGCGACCTCACGGCCGACCTCGTGGTGTCCTGCGCGGGGCTGCACGCCGATGTCGTGGCCCGCCTGCTCGGACACCAGCCGTCGGCGCAGATCGTGCCCTTCCGCGGCGAGTACTACGAGCTGACCCCGCAGGCCGCACCGCTCGTCCGAGGGCTCGTCTACCCCGTGCCCGACCCCGACTTCCCCTTCCTCGGGGTGCACCTCACCCGCGGGGTCGACGGGCACGTGCACGCAGGGCCCAATGCCGTGCTCGCGTTCGCGCGAGAGGGCTACAACTGGCGCACGGCCTCGTGGGCCGACCTGCGCTCCACCCTGGGCTTCCCCGGGTTCTGGCGGCTCGCCGCCCGCCACTACCGGGCGGGGGCCCGGGAGGTGGCTCGTTCGGCGTCCCGACACCTGTTCGGCGACAGCCTCCGCAGGCTCGTCCCGGACCTGCGGGACACCGACCTCGTGCCGGCACCGGCCGGGGTACGCGCCCAGGCCCTGCGTCCCGACGGCACGCTCGTCGACGACTTCCTCGTCGAGCGCGCCGGTCGGGTCGTCCACGTCCTCAACGCCCCGTCACCGGCGGCGACCAGCGCCCTGGAGATCGCCCGCCACATCGTCGACGACCTCCTCGGGCTGGGTGGTCTCAGAGGGCCAGGCGCTCCCTGA